A stretch of Halostagnicola kamekurae DNA encodes these proteins:
- the acs gene encoding acetate--CoA ligase, translating to MVDPNGWDRDVSAPTGPQHSPPDSFVSQANVSDADVYATFEDTWPECWERAAELLEWDRSYDTVLETADAPFYRWFDGGRLNASYNCLDRHVESGRKNHAAIRWEGKHGETRTYTYRDLYVEVNECAAALRSLGVEEDDVVTIYLPMIPELPIAMLACARIGAPHSVVFAGLSADALSTRMDAASSEYLLTCDGYYRRGDAFNQKSKADNAVIDLDQDVETVVVDRLGEDLPHVLGENERDYHELLEEFYGETVEPVSRDADDMLFVMYTSGTTGEPKGVVHATGGYLTNVAWTSHAVLDIKPEDTYWCAADIGWITGHSYIVYGPLALGTTTVLYEGSPDYPDRDRLWEIVDRNAVDVFYTAPTAIRAFMKWGEEYPNRHDLSSLRLLGSVGEPISPRPWEWYHEHVGNGDCPIVDTWWQTETGGIAVSTLPGVDEMKPGAAGPSLPGIDARVVGAGGEPVEPGQAGYLTLAQPWPGMVKTLYEGDDRFVEEYWRRFSDPEADEWVYFSGDAARVDEDGYITVLGRVDDVINLAGHRLSTMEIEGAIADTDGVAEAAVVGRTADSSDTEIYAYVSTERRVDDEAAVRSRIESSIESAIGPLALPEAIVFTPELPKTRSGKILRRLLEDVANGEELGDTSALRNPEIVGEIQSASRE from the coding sequence ATGGTCGACCCGAACGGGTGGGACCGAGACGTGTCCGCGCCCACCGGCCCGCAACACAGCCCGCCGGACTCGTTCGTTTCGCAGGCGAACGTCTCCGACGCCGACGTGTACGCGACGTTCGAAGACACCTGGCCGGAGTGTTGGGAACGGGCGGCCGAGTTGCTCGAGTGGGACCGTTCCTACGACACCGTTCTCGAGACAGCGGACGCGCCCTTTTACCGCTGGTTCGATGGCGGTCGGCTCAACGCGTCGTACAACTGCCTCGACCGTCACGTCGAGTCGGGGCGGAAGAACCACGCCGCGATCCGCTGGGAGGGAAAACACGGCGAGACGCGGACCTACACCTACCGGGACCTGTACGTCGAGGTCAACGAGTGTGCCGCTGCGTTGCGATCGCTCGGCGTCGAGGAAGACGACGTCGTGACGATCTACCTGCCGATGATCCCGGAGCTGCCGATCGCGATGCTGGCCTGTGCCCGCATCGGCGCGCCCCACTCGGTGGTGTTCGCCGGGCTCTCGGCCGACGCGCTGTCGACGCGCATGGACGCGGCCAGTTCGGAGTACCTGCTCACCTGCGACGGCTACTACCGCCGCGGCGACGCGTTCAACCAAAAGAGCAAGGCCGACAACGCCGTGATCGATCTCGATCAGGACGTCGAGACCGTCGTCGTCGACCGACTCGGCGAGGACCTCCCCCACGTGCTCGGCGAGAACGAACGGGACTATCACGAGTTGCTCGAGGAGTTCTACGGGGAGACGGTCGAGCCGGTCTCGCGCGACGCCGACGACATGCTGTTCGTCATGTACACCTCCGGGACGACGGGCGAACCGAAAGGCGTCGTCCACGCGACCGGGGGGTACCTGACGAACGTCGCCTGGACGAGCCACGCCGTCCTCGACATCAAACCGGAGGACACCTACTGGTGTGCCGCGGACATCGGCTGGATCACCGGCCACTCCTACATCGTCTACGGCCCGCTCGCGCTCGGGACGACCACCGTCCTCTACGAGGGGTCGCCCGACTATCCCGACCGCGATCGACTCTGGGAGATCGTCGACAGGAACGCGGTCGACGTCTTCTATACCGCGCCGACGGCTATCCGCGCGTTCATGAAGTGGGGCGAGGAGTATCCGAATCGCCACGATCTCTCCTCGCTACGCCTGCTCGGGAGCGTCGGCGAGCCGATCAGTCCGCGCCCGTGGGAGTGGTACCACGAGCACGTCGGCAACGGAGACTGCCCAATCGTCGACACCTGGTGGCAGACCGAAACCGGCGGGATCGCCGTCTCGACGCTCCCGGGGGTCGACGAGATGAAACCCGGCGCGGCGGGCCCGTCGCTTCCCGGAATCGACGCTCGAGTCGTCGGCGCCGGCGGCGAGCCCGTCGAGCCAGGTCAGGCGGGCTACCTGACCCTCGCCCAGCCGTGGCCCGGGATGGTCAAGACGCTCTACGAGGGCGACGACCGGTTCGTCGAGGAGTACTGGCGGCGGTTTTCCGATCCCGAGGCCGACGAGTGGGTCTACTTCAGCGGCGACGCGGCCCGGGTCGACGAGGACGGCTACATCACCGTCCTCGGCCGCGTCGACGACGTCATCAACCTCGCGGGTCACCGGCTGAGCACGATGGAGATCGAAGGGGCGATCGCGGACACCGACGGCGTCGCCGAAGCAGCCGTCGTCGGTCGGACCGCCGACTCGAGCGACACCGAAATCTACGCGTACGTGAGCACCGAGCGCCGCGTCGACGACGAGGCGGCCGTCCGTTCTCGGATCGAATCGAGCATCGAAAGTGCGATCGGCCCGCTGGCGCTGCCGGAAGCGATCGTCTTCACGCCGGAACTGCCCAAGACGCGTTCGGGCAAGATACTCCGTCGACTCCTCGAGGACGTGGCGAACGGCGAGGAACTGGGCGATACGAGCGCCCTTCGAAACCCCGAGATCGTCGGCGAAATCCAATCCGCCTCGCGGGAGTGA
- a CDS encoding bacterio-opsin activator domain-containing protein: protein MTLAEPDSPTLTADRYDRLLEAAETYREALVVRLCGEVGVRPAELARLSSDDIDRVGTDPPRYLLRIPPEESESNAGLEAPAERTRTAYLPTEIRRELERYVRSNGIGDADRIFSVTPRRLQMLVADVADRAGERANDESLSSVSSSDLRRYFARSSLVDHEIDPRVVKTAGGWQSFEALEAYLSEPTDEAIVNAFETVEDGTRSTENTAVRDDDGLVKSILAATDRCALVRLDADGYVERWNRSAASTLGFDAGEIVGTHASAFYADDESALESKLSEATSESPVEDDSWFVRRDGSRFRATELIVPLREGPEDGGFGLLVHDISTYHDRLESERSRNDRLEGFDAVARRFRAVAQGLLSASTHDEVETECCRALVDGPAYRYAWIDRTGRTGKRTNWRTSSAISPGGADRLRPDTWGDGAATADANRGSDTGGLDGESASNSSGRSVRSDGRPDDAGGPSETPPAGSDGEPPAERTVVTDVAGRVDEEYVEGTLARVCVSYGDTVYGTLSVVTDREDAFDRNELDWLETIGRQVGYAIAAVRRRNLLLSDTVVELEFVCRDEQSFFVDASAQLDCRFEIDSFVPVSESTQLYYVTLQDGSPATVFELAESDPGIGDCRLIETYEDGWRVEFIVEGSCPTLTLTEYGVTVLESVVENGEATIAAECAGGADLRTIVDGLRSVFPDSELAGKREVERTVQTAAEFRNGLADRLTDRQESALRAAYFGGYYDWPRESTAEEVADAMGVSSPTLHNHLRKGQHELLRTFFDAGSE from the coding sequence ATGACGCTCGCGGAGCCCGATTCGCCGACGCTGACGGCCGACCGGTACGACCGGCTTCTCGAGGCCGCGGAAACGTATCGGGAAGCGCTCGTCGTCAGGCTCTGTGGGGAGGTCGGCGTTCGTCCCGCCGAACTCGCGCGACTCTCGAGCGACGACATCGATCGAGTCGGAACGGATCCGCCGCGATACCTACTCAGGATTCCGCCCGAAGAGAGCGAGTCGAACGCGGGTCTGGAGGCCCCAGCCGAGCGGACGCGGACCGCCTATCTCCCGACTGAAATACGCCGAGAGCTAGAGCGCTACGTTCGGAGCAACGGTATCGGAGACGCGGATCGGATTTTTTCGGTGACGCCGCGACGCCTTCAGATGCTCGTCGCCGACGTCGCCGACCGGGCGGGCGAGCGCGCGAACGACGAGTCGCTCTCGTCCGTCTCCTCGAGCGACCTGCGGCGATACTTCGCGCGATCGTCGCTGGTCGACCACGAGATCGATCCGCGGGTGGTAAAGACGGCGGGTGGATGGCAGAGCTTCGAAGCGCTCGAGGCGTATCTCTCGGAACCGACGGACGAGGCGATCGTAAACGCGTTCGAGACCGTCGAGGACGGAACCCGATCGACCGAGAACACCGCGGTGAGAGACGACGATGGCCTCGTCAAGTCGATACTGGCCGCGACCGATCGGTGTGCGCTCGTTAGACTGGATGCCGACGGCTACGTCGAACGCTGGAACCGAAGCGCCGCGTCGACCCTCGGATTCGACGCCGGCGAGATCGTCGGCACGCACGCGTCCGCTTTTTATGCCGATGACGAATCCGCCCTCGAGAGTAAACTCTCCGAGGCGACGTCCGAGTCGCCCGTCGAGGACGATAGCTGGTTCGTCCGCCGGGACGGGAGTCGCTTTCGAGCGACCGAACTCATCGTTCCCCTCCGCGAAGGGCCGGAAGACGGTGGGTTCGGCCTGCTCGTCCACGATATCTCGACGTATCACGACCGACTCGAGTCAGAACGCTCGAGGAACGATCGACTCGAGGGATTCGACGCGGTCGCCCGTCGATTCCGGGCCGTAGCCCAGGGACTCCTGTCGGCCTCGACCCACGACGAGGTCGAGACCGAGTGCTGTCGCGCCCTCGTCGACGGGCCGGCCTATCGATATGCCTGGATCGATCGGACGGGTCGAACGGGCAAACGGACGAACTGGCGCACCTCGAGCGCTATCAGTCCTGGAGGAGCCGATCGGTTGCGTCCCGATACGTGGGGCGATGGAGCCGCGACGGCCGACGCCAATCGCGGATCGGACACCGGCGGACTCGACGGCGAGTCGGCCTCGAACTCGAGCGGTCGATCCGTCCGTTCCGACGGGAGACCCGACGACGCGGGCGGTCCCAGTGAGACGCCGCCGGCCGGGTCGGATGGCGAGCCGCCAGCCGAACGGACGGTCGTCACGGACGTCGCTGGACGGGTCGACGAGGAGTACGTCGAGGGAACGCTCGCCCGCGTTTGTGTCTCGTACGGGGACACCGTCTACGGGACGCTCTCTGTCGTCACAGACCGCGAGGACGCCTTCGACCGGAACGAACTCGACTGGCTCGAGACGATCGGGCGGCAGGTCGGGTACGCCATCGCGGCCGTTCGCCGGCGCAACCTCCTGCTGTCGGATACAGTCGTCGAACTCGAGTTCGTCTGCCGAGACGAGCAGTCTTTCTTCGTCGACGCGTCCGCCCAGCTCGATTGCCGGTTCGAAATCGACTCGTTCGTCCCCGTCTCCGAGTCGACGCAGCTCTACTACGTGACGCTGCAGGACGGCTCGCCGGCCACGGTGTTCGAACTGGCCGAGTCCGATCCGGGGATCGGCGACTGTCGGTTGATCGAAACCTACGAGGACGGCTGGCGCGTCGAGTTCATCGTCGAGGGCTCGTGTCCGACGCTGACGCTCACCGAGTACGGCGTGACCGTTCTCGAGTCCGTCGTCGAGAATGGGGAGGCGACGATCGCCGCCGAGTGTGCGGGCGGTGCCGATCTCCGGACGATCGTCGACGGGCTGCGCTCGGTCTTTCCGGACTCCGAACTCGCCGGCAAACGAGAGGTCGAACGGACCGTCCAGACGGCCGCCGAGTTCCGTAACGGGCTCGCAGATCGACTCACGGATCGACAGGAATCGGCCCTGCGGGCGGCGTACTTCGGCGGGTACTACGACTGGCCGCGAGAGAGCACCGCCGAGGAGGTCGCGGACGCGATGGGTGTTTCCTCGCCGACGCTGCACAACCACTTGCGGAAGGGACAGCACGAACTTCTCCGGACGTTTTTCGACGCCGGCAGTGAATAA
- the acs gene encoding acetate--CoA ligase, translated as MTDENVDLEVRLEEQEAFEPPESFVEQANVSDEGIYEEFEENWPECWERAADMLEWDEEYDDVLVDDDAPFYEWFTGGQLNASANCLDRHVEAGRGDNVAIEWEGELGETRTYTYDDLLEEVEEFAATLRDLGVEEDDVVTLYLPMIPELPIAMLACARLGAPHSVVFAGFSADALATRMNSADSEYLVTCDGYYRRGDALDHIEKANEGLAGVDHEVSDVVVVDRLGDELEHSLSDNQHDYDDLVAEYAGASVEPVSRDAEDMLFLMYTSGTTGKPKGVKHTTGGYLSYAAWTSHAVLDIEADDTYWCSADIGWITGHSYIVYGPLALGTTSVMYEGTPDYPEKDRMWEIVEKNDVDIFYTAPTAIRAFMKWGAEYPQEHDLSSLRLLGTVGEPINPRAWKWYYKHIGNEECPIVDTWWQTETGGMMITTLPGIGTMKPGSAGPPLPGIDGRIVDVDGNRVESGNAGYLTVDQPWPGMLRTLYQNDDRFIEEYWSEYSDPDSDEWVYFPEDGAKIDDDGYITVLGRVDDVINVSGHRLGTMEIESAIVGVEGVAEAAVVGGDHEVKGEAVYVYAITEDGYEEGDELEERVVEGVLESIGPIAKPEEVIFTPELPKTRSGKIMRRLLEDIASGNELGNTSTLRNPEIVDDIAAQVDSD; from the coding sequence ATGACAGACGAGAACGTCGATCTCGAGGTGCGCCTCGAAGAACAGGAGGCCTTCGAGCCACCGGAATCGTTCGTCGAGCAGGCGAACGTCTCGGACGAGGGGATATACGAGGAGTTCGAGGAGAACTGGCCGGAGTGTTGGGAACGAGCAGCCGACATGCTCGAATGGGACGAGGAGTACGACGACGTACTCGTAGACGACGATGCGCCCTTCTACGAGTGGTTCACCGGCGGACAACTGAACGCGTCGGCCAACTGTCTGGACCGACACGTCGAAGCCGGTCGCGGCGACAACGTCGCGATCGAGTGGGAGGGAGAACTCGGCGAGACACGTACGTACACGTACGACGACCTCCTCGAGGAGGTCGAGGAGTTCGCCGCGACGCTTCGCGATCTCGGCGTGGAGGAAGACGACGTCGTCACGCTGTACCTGCCGATGATCCCGGAGCTGCCGATCGCGATGCTCGCGTGTGCCCGACTGGGCGCGCCTCACTCGGTCGTCTTCGCCGGGTTCTCGGCTGACGCGTTGGCCACCCGGATGAACTCGGCCGACAGCGAGTATCTCGTCACCTGTGATGGGTACTACCGACGCGGCGACGCACTCGATCACATCGAGAAGGCGAACGAGGGCCTCGCAGGCGTCGACCACGAGGTCTCGGACGTCGTCGTCGTCGACCGACTCGGCGACGAACTCGAGCACTCGCTTTCCGACAACCAGCACGATTACGACGACCTCGTCGCGGAGTACGCGGGGGCGTCGGTCGAGCCGGTTTCGCGCGACGCCGAGGACATGCTGTTCCTGATGTACACGTCGGGAACGACGGGGAAACCGAAGGGCGTGAAACACACGACCGGTGGATACCTCTCCTACGCCGCCTGGACGAGCCACGCCGTCCTCGACATCGAGGCCGACGACACCTACTGGTGTTCGGCCGACATCGGCTGGATCACCGGTCATTCGTACATCGTCTACGGCCCGCTCGCGCTTGGGACGACCTCGGTGATGTACGAGGGAACGCCGGATTACCCGGAGAAAGACCGCATGTGGGAGATCGTCGAGAAGAACGACGTCGACATCTTCTACACCGCGCCGACGGCGATCCGCGCGTTCATGAAGTGGGGCGCTGAGTACCCACAGGAACACGACCTCTCCTCGCTTCGACTGCTGGGGACGGTCGGCGAACCGATCAACCCGCGCGCCTGGAAATGGTACTACAAACACATCGGCAACGAGGAGTGTCCGATCGTCGACACCTGGTGGCAGACCGAAACTGGCGGCATGATGATCACGACGCTGCCGGGAATCGGCACGATGAAGCCGGGATCGGCCGGACCGCCGCTGCCGGGGATCGACGGACGGATCGTCGACGTCGACGGAAACCGGGTCGAATCCGGTAACGCGGGCTATCTGACGGTCGATCAGCCCTGGCCCGGAATGCTTCGCACGCTCTATCAGAACGACGACCGCTTCATCGAGGAGTACTGGTCCGAGTACTCGGATCCCGATTCCGACGAGTGGGTCTACTTCCCCGAGGACGGCGCGAAGATAGACGATGACGGCTATATCACCGTTCTCGGCCGGGTCGACGACGTCATCAACGTCTCGGGCCACCGGCTCGGAACGATGGAGATCGAAAGCGCGATCGTCGGCGTCGAAGGCGTCGCCGAGGCCGCCGTCGTCGGCGGCGACCACGAGGTCAAAGGCGAGGCCGTCTACGTCTACGCCATCACCGAAGACGGCTACGAAGAGGGCGACGAACTCGAGGAGCGCGTCGTCGAGGGGGTCCTCGAGTCGATCGGCCCGATCGCGAAACCGGAGGAGGTAATCTTCACGCCGGAATTACCGAAAACGCGCTCGGGCAAAATCATGCGGCGACTGCTAGAAGACATCGCGAGCGGCAACGAACTCGGGAACACCTCGACGTTGCGAAATCCCGAGATCGTCGACGACATCGCTGCACAGGTAGATAGCGACTAA
- a CDS encoding DUF4212 domain-containing protein, with product MPDNNTHDSTDKRAATDGGVAGQAGQSHRNTDYLSSEVNLLNPSTPFMRDHLRIVWTGFIIWVLAVFGPVTATYVATDAMTVQMPVLGFPLHYFLVAFGAPTSALILSFWYSRKRDALDEKYGIDHATVEGTDHGSGDAAAADGGVNE from the coding sequence ATGCCAGATAATAACACTCACGACTCGACTGACAAACGGGCTGCAACGGACGGGGGGGTCGCCGGACAGGCTGGCCAATCCCATCGAAATACGGACTACCTCAGTTCGGAGGTCAACCTCCTGAACCCGAGCACGCCGTTCATGCGCGATCACCTTCGCATCGTCTGGACGGGATTCATCATCTGGGTACTCGCCGTGTTCGGTCCGGTGACGGCGACGTACGTCGCCACCGACGCGATGACGGTCCAGATGCCAGTGCTCGGCTTCCCGCTCCATTACTTCCTCGTCGCGTTCGGTGCGCCGACGAGCGCGTTGATCCTCTCGTTCTGGTATTCGCGCAAGCGAGACGCGTTAGACGAGAAGTATGGCATCGATCACGCAACCGTTGAGGGAACCGACCACGGGAGCGGTGACGCGGCGGCCGCTGACGGGGGTGTCAACGAATGA
- a CDS encoding VC_2705 family sodium/solute symporter: protein MTGVSFVPLQESLLPESLNISFKLLPALLVLGMLGLFLAIGFVFRVADTEDMWVAGRSIGNLENGMAIGANWMSAASYLGMAASIALAGFYGLVYVVGWTTGYFILLIFMAAQLRRFGKYTAPDFVGDRFNSDSARAIAAVTTFLIGFVYAIGQAKGMALVGLYIFGDYGGLIPGLDGYQVMVVAMMVITVGYLTLSGMMGATKNQAVQYVILILAFVVGLFVVGYTNGYSTVLPQLEYGMLINDLGSEFSEPFTDSSYYLWIATTFSLIVGTCGLPHVLVRFYTVESERTARWSTVWGLFFICILYWSAPAFAAFGTDLYSQNVGPTYGDPGMTSAASEVIVVLAAQLSNLPQWFVGIVAAGGIAAAIATVAGLFIAGSSAISHDIYTNIINEDATQRQQILVGRLSIVALGVLTTLAALDPASSIAALVGYAFALAGSVLFPMFFLGMWWENANRQGALAGMITGLVGWSIPMINEIVPNYVGGLEAPLSAGLAQWMPAIGSALITLPIVFAVTIVVSLVTEEPDMETKRIVRQCHSPEPMRQQQTAEDVVTDGGETPADD from the coding sequence ATGACGGGGGTTTCGTTCGTGCCGCTTCAAGAGAGTCTCCTTCCGGAGTCACTCAACATCTCGTTCAAGCTCCTCCCGGCTCTGCTCGTCCTCGGGATGCTCGGACTGTTCCTCGCGATCGGCTTCGTCTTCCGCGTGGCAGACACCGAAGACATGTGGGTCGCCGGCCGTTCGATCGGGAACTTAGAGAACGGGATGGCGATCGGTGCGAACTGGATGTCGGCGGCGTCCTATCTCGGGATGGCGGCCTCGATCGCACTGGCGGGCTTTTACGGGCTCGTGTACGTCGTCGGCTGGACGACGGGGTACTTCATCCTGCTCATCTTCATGGCCGCGCAACTGCGCCGATTCGGGAAATACACCGCGCCGGACTTCGTCGGCGACCGCTTCAACTCCGACAGCGCGCGCGCCATCGCGGCCGTGACGACGTTCCTCATCGGCTTCGTCTACGCCATCGGGCAGGCGAAGGGGATGGCCCTGGTCGGCCTGTACATCTTCGGCGACTACGGCGGCCTCATTCCCGGCCTCGACGGCTACCAGGTGATGGTCGTCGCCATGATGGTCATCACCGTCGGCTACCTCACCCTGTCGGGCATGATGGGTGCCACGAAGAACCAGGCCGTCCAGTACGTCATCCTCATTCTGGCGTTCGTCGTCGGCCTCTTCGTCGTCGGCTACACGAACGGCTACTCGACGGTGCTTCCCCAGCTCGAGTACGGAATGTTGATAAACGACCTCGGCAGCGAGTTCAGCGAACCGTTCACGGACTCGAGTTACTACCTCTGGATCGCGACGACGTTCTCGCTGATCGTCGGGACCTGCGGATTGCCCCACGTGCTGGTGCGGTTCTACACGGTCGAGAGCGAGCGAACGGCCCGCTGGTCGACCGTCTGGGGGCTGTTCTTCATCTGCATCCTCTACTGGAGCGCCCCCGCGTTCGCGGCGTTCGGGACCGACCTCTACAGTCAGAACGTCGGCCCGACCTACGGCGATCCGGGGATGACCAGTGCGGCCAGTGAGGTCATCGTCGTGCTGGCGGCCCAGCTGTCGAACCTGCCCCAGTGGTTCGTCGGCATCGTCGCGGCAGGCGGTATCGCAGCAGCTATCGCGACGGTCGCCGGCCTCTTCATCGCCGGTTCCTCGGCGATCAGCCACGACATCTACACGAACATCATCAACGAGGACGCGACCCAGCGCCAGCAGATCCTCGTCGGTCGCCTCTCGATCGTCGCTCTCGGCGTGCTGACGACGCTCGCCGCGCTCGACCCCGCGTCGTCGATCGCCGCGCTCGTCGGCTACGCGTTCGCGCTCGCCGGTTCCGTGCTGTTCCCGATGTTCTTCCTTGGAATGTGGTGGGAGAACGCAAACCGTCAGGGCGCGCTCGCCGGCATGATCACTGGACTGGTCGGCTGGTCGATCCCGATGATAAACGAGATCGTCCCGAACTACGTGGGCGGCCTCGAGGCCCCGCTGTCGGCGGGTCTGGCACAGTGGATGCCCGCGATCGGCTCGGCGCTGATTACCTTGCCGATCGTCTTCGCGGTCACCATCGTCGTTTCGCTGGTGACCGAGGAGCCGGACATGGAGACCAAGCGGATCGTGCGGCAGTGTCACAGTCCCGAGCCGATGCGCCAGCAACAGACTGCAGAAGACGTCGTAACCGACGGGGGCGAGACCCCCGCGGACGACTGA
- a CDS encoding universal stress protein, with translation MYDRILVPTDGSDTAEEAVEHALDLADKYGAEVHALYVVDTNAMSLSLGGEQLDRIEQGHYGEMDEVRERAETATGYVADRAAELGIDVVEHVSAGRPHDMIANYVTSNDIELVVMGSHGRTGVRRALLGSVTERTLRSTRAPVLVIDSDEE, from the coding sequence ATGTACGACAGAATACTCGTTCCGACCGACGGGAGCGACACGGCCGAAGAGGCGGTCGAGCATGCGCTCGATCTCGCCGACAAGTACGGGGCCGAAGTCCACGCCCTGTACGTGGTCGATACCAACGCGATGAGTCTCAGCCTCGGCGGCGAACAGCTCGACCGAATCGAGCAGGGCCACTACGGCGAGATGGACGAAGTCCGTGAGCGCGCCGAGACGGCCACGGGCTACGTAGCCGATCGCGCCGCCGAACTGGGGATCGACGTCGTCGAGCACGTCTCGGCGGGACGACCCCACGACATGATCGCCAACTACGTCACGAGCAACGACATCGAACTCGTCGTCATGGGATCGCACGGACGCACCGGCGTCCGTCGGGCGCTGCTCGGCAGCGTCACCGAGCGGACCCTACGATCGACTCGCGCTCCGGTACTGGTCATCGACAGCGACGAGGAGTAA